A window of Sodalis praecaptivus genomic DNA:
GCCGTTCAATCACTATGCCGCGGTAATGGTGCCGGTAAATAGCGTTGCCGTAATTGCCACCTTGGCAATGCTGTTATTGGTTTATGGCCGTGATATTCCCACCGCCTATCCGCTGGCGCGGCTGAAACCGCCGGCGGAAGCCGTGCGCGACCGGCGTACATTCATGACCGGTTGGGGCGTACTCGCGCTATTGCTGGCGGGGTTTTTCGCGCTTGAGCCGCTGGGGGTACCGGTCAGTCTGGTCGCCGCCGTGGCGGCGTTAATCCTGTATAGCGTGGCGCGTCGCGGCCGGGTCATTAATACCGCCCGCGTTTTGCGAAATGCACCCTGGCAGATTGTCATTTTTTCCCTGGGTATGTATCTGGTGGTCTATGGACTGCGCAACGCCGGGTTGACCGACCTTCTGGCAAGCGCGCTGAATGGGTTAGCTGCGAGAGGGTTGTGGATCGCGACTCTGGGGACGGGAGTGCTTACCGCGCTGCTGTCGTCGGTCATGAACAACCTGCCTTCGGTTCTGATCGGCGCGCTGTCCATCGACGCCAGCAATACCGCCGGCGTGGTACGCCAGGGAATGATTTATGCCAATGTCATCGGTTGCGATTTGGGGCCAAAAATTACCCCGATCGGCAGCCTGGCTACCTTGCTATGGCTGCACGTGCTGGCGCAAAAAGATATTGCCATCAGCTGGGGCTATTATTTTCGCATAGGCATTATGATGACATTACCGGTGTTGCTGATAACGTTGGCGGCGCTGGTGCTGCGGCTGATGTGGGCCCAATAAACAGACGCGCTGGGAGGGGGTCGTTAGCCCCTTCCACATACAGGTTAAAAAAGACACCCGTTGCGGTAATGCACTTGTAAATGAATAAAATGTGATGTAGATCGTCTAATTCACCAAGACTACTTGTATGGTAGTCTCCTCACGCCTATCTTTCTTTCTCCGGCGCTCGCTATGCCTGCCGGTCAACACCACCCGCACGCACAACGCTTTGCAATAACAACGGCGGCGGGATAGGCGGGGTTATCCCACCCGGTTCCACTTTTTCGCGCTTTTATCATCGCGACGGCGAAGGCCTTCTGTTGATAAAAACGCCAGGTAGGAAATATCATGACAGACCGCAACAACAATCCTAACCTCATCGACGCCAATCGCCCCGGCGATGCGGCGGTGGTCACGGTACAGGCGCAAAATGCGCCAAGTGGCCTGCGCCAGCTGCTGCCGAAAGCGCATCCGCTTTCCTGGTGGATGCTGGTCATCACCACGCTCGCGATTTTGATGAATTCGATCGATCGCATCATATTACCGACGCTGCTGCCGGCGATAATGAAAGAGTTTAATTTAACGGAAGTGCAGGCCGGCTGGCTCAATTCGCTCAGCTTTTTCGGCACGCTGTCCGGGGCGGTGATTTTCGGTATTTTTTCCGACTATATCGGCACCGGCTACAAACGCTGCTATAGCTGGAGCGTCGCGGTGTTGGTGGAAGTCATCGCCGGCGTGGCCACCGCTTTTTGCAAAACGCTGGGGGTATTCCAGGCGCTGCGCGTGGCGATGGGAATGGGAACCGGCGGTTCGGAACCTATCAACGTCGCATTATTGGGCGAGTGGTGGCAAAAAGAAAACCGCGGGTTTGCCATCGGCGTACATCATACCGGTTTCCCGCTGGGGCAATTTATCGGTCCGGCGCTCATCGCCGCTATTCTTGTGTTTGGCACCTGGCGGCAGGCATTTTTATTCATTCCGTTGATCGGGCTGAGTATCGTGGTGATTCAATTCTTTATTGGCACCCGTAAAAACCATGAGAAAGTCTGCACCTGGATCCGCGAAAATAACCTGACGGTGCCGGTAGAAGAGCCGGCCGTGCTCCCCGCCGGCAAGAAAAAAGCCTCGCTGGCGGACTCGTTTGCCTGCCTGAAAAACCGCAACTGTCTATTGGCGATTGCGCTGATTTTCGGTTTTACCTGGGCTGAAATGGGTATTGCCAACTTCCTCACCCTGCAATTAACGCGTGATGTCGGGCTGCCGCTGGGCACTGCGGCGATTATTTCCGGCGCCTCGGGGATTACCGGCTGGATAGGGCAAATTTTTTGGGGCGGTTATTCCGATATGCGCGGCCGCAAGATTTCGCTGGGTATCGTAATCGCCGGATGGATGATTGCCGCGGCGCTGTGTACGTTGATCCACTCCGCCGCCCTTGGCTGGGGCATCCTGATTTTCTGGGGGTTATTCAGAAACTCCCCGTACCCGGTAGCCTATGCTTTGCTTATTGACTCGGCACCGCAGGCCGCCGCCTCCAGCATGGGTCTGATGATAGGTCTCGCGGTAGGCATTGCCGGCATTCTGGTGGCGCCGGTGACCGGCTGGATCATTCACGATTTCGGTTTTAATGTCCATTATGGCTTTATCGTGGTAGTGCTGCTGCTGTCGTGCATTCCCCTGTGGTTTATCAAAGAAACCGTCGATGTTAAGAAGGCTTAAGATGAACAGTGAACTGTTTGCGCTGTTGCGCGATTACCGGGTTATCGAACTTAACCATCAGTACGAACCGTTAATGCCGGTCTGGCCTACCCATCCACGTTTTTTCCGCAATGATGTGGAAACCTACGCGGCGGGAGACGGCAACTACAATAATCTACTGCAATTAAGCGACCATTGCGGCACGCACGTGGACTCGCCCGCGCACTTCGCACCCGAGGGAAAAACCATTGAACAGGTCGACGTGACGCGGCTGATGGGACGCGGCCTGTGCATTGATGTCTCCGCTTATCCGCCGGATACGGAAATCACCACCGACATGATCGCCGCTTGGGAACAGGCGCACGGCGAGATCCGAGCGCGGGATATTGTGTTATTCCGCACCGGTTACGATCGCGAATGGCGCTGCCGGCCCGATCATAAAACCGTTCTTTCCGACTGGTCGGGATTATCCGCCGCCGGCGCGGCCTATTTATTGGCTAAAGGTGTCGGCGTTATCGGCACCGACGCCATGTCGCTGGATGCCTGGTCGAACCATGACTATCCGGCGCATCGTCTGATTCTGGGCTCGGATAATTTAATTATGGAAAATCTGGCCAATCTCTATCAGGTGCCGGCGATATTCACCTTTATTGCCCTGCCGCTGCGCATCAAGGGGGGCTCCGCGTCGCCGGTCAGAGCGATAGCGCTGGTGCCCAACGACTAACGACAACACGCTTGTGGCTGAATCGAGGCGTCGTTTTGTGGCGGAGGTCTAAGTTTTGCTTATCTGGTATGGTAGTATGCATAAAAACGCGGTTGGGGTAGCAACACCTTTCGTTCAGGGCGCCCGCGATGAATACCGCCGCCAATGCACCCGGGCCGGCCGCCATGCCGTTACGCTAAAAAGCCCGTCCGCTGACGGGCGTAGGCGACGCCCCTCGCGGCGGACAGCGGCGGCCGAGGGCTATTTATAGGCCAAACCCGCTGCGTCCGCTTCGATGAAAACCGTGCGGCAAATGATCTCTATACCGGCCTAACGGCCGGTGGCCCGTCTGTAGGACGGCACGTTTTGGAATGGGAAGGAGTTAAAATGAAAAGCGTTGTTATTGCTGAACCGGGACAACTGGCGATTAAAGAGCGGGAACTGCCCCAGCCAGCGGCCGGCGAAGTGCGGGTTAAAATCCGTTACGCCAGTATCTGTGGTTCCGATATTCATATCTGGCACGGCCATAACCCGTTTGCCCGCTATCCGCGGGTCATCGGCCATGAATTCTTCGGCGCTATCGATGCGGTGGGCGAGGGTGTCGACCCCGGCCGCGTTGGCGAGCGAGTGGCGGTCGACCCGGTGGTCAGCTGCGGCCATTGCTATCCCTGTTCGGTAGGCAAGCCCAACGTCTGTACATCATTGCAGGTCATCGGCGTACACCGCGACGGCGGCTTTAGCGAATATGCCTGCGCGCCCGCGGGCAACGCCTATGTGGTGCCCGCGGCGATCCCCGACAAACTTGCCAGTCTCATTGAGCCCTTCACCATTGCCGCCAACATTACCGCCTATCTGAAACCGACGCCGGCGGATGTAGCGCTGATTTACGGCGCGGGCCCGATGGGGCTGACCGCCATACAGGTGTTAAAGGGCGTATATGATGTTTCCACGGTCATCGTAGTCGATCGTATCGAAGAGCGGCTGGCGCTGGCGCGCGCCAACGGCGCGGATAACGTGTTGAACAACAGCGCGACGCCGTTGGCGGAACAGCTGGATGGCCTGCGTCCGACGCTCATCATCGATGCCGCCTGCCATCCCTCCATCCTGCCTGAAGCGGTGGCGCTGGCTTCGCCGGCGGCGCGCATCGGCCTGCTGGGTTTTTCCGGCGACCCGTGCACCATCACCCAGCAAAGCCTGACCAGTAAAGAGATCTCGCTGTTTACCTCGCGGTTGAACAGTAAACGCTTCCCGGCGGTCATCGACTGGATGGCCAGCGGCGCCATTGCCCCGGAAAAACTGGTGACCCATTATTTCCCGCTGGCGCAGGTAGAAGAGGCCATGACGCTATTTGAATCCGATCCGCGGCGCTGCTGCAAGGTCATATTGGATATTCAATAACCCTGCCGTGAGGCGGTTTGCGCCGCCTCGCTGTACCTGAATATAAGAAGAGCCAGGAGTTGCTATGTTACGTAATCTGCGCTGGACGATCGTGTTTCTGCTGTTTTTGATTTACATGATTAACTACCTGGACCGGGTAGCGTTATCTATTACCATGCCGATGATTGAAAAAGATTTGCTGATTAACGCCGAACAGTTCGGCTTTATTTTCGGCAGCTTCTTCTTCGGCTATGCATTATTCAATTTTGTCGGCGGCCTGGCGGTGGATAGATGGGGTCCGACTCTGGTCATGGCGCTGGCGGTAGGCCTGTGGTCCATTTTCTGCGGAATGACCGCCATCGCCACCGGCTTTTGGTCGGTATTAGTCTTGCGCGTGCTGTTCGGCATGGCGGAAGGGCCGATTTGCGCCTCCGCCAATAAAATGATCAACGGCTGGTTCCCGAAAAAACAGGCGGCTACCGCCATGGGGCTACTTAGCGCGGGGTCGCCGCTCGGCGGCGCCGTCGCCGGCCCCATCGTAGGGTATTTGGCGCTGGCGTTCGGCTGGCGGCCGGCGTTTATGATCATTTGCGCCATCGGGCTGGTGTGGATCTTGTTCTGGTGGCTGTTTGCGGCGGATAACCCGGCGCGCAGCAAACGTCTTGGCGAAGAGGAACGCCGCCTGGCGATGCAGGTCGACAATGAACCGCACAGCAGCGAGGAAGAGCTGGCCAATGTTCCCCACGGCCTTGGCTATTATCTGCGTCA
This region includes:
- a CDS encoding arsenic transporter codes for the protein MWLAAAIFVVTMILVIAQPKGLGIGWSALIGAALSLAGGVVHWSDIPLVWHIVWNATATFIAIIIISLLLDESGFFEWAALHVARWGRGGGRRLFIFIVLLGACVAALFANDGAALILTPIVIAMLLALGFSRRATLAFVMAAGFIADTSSLPLVVSNLVNIVSADFFTLPFNHYAAVMVPVNSVAVIATLAMLLLVYGRDIPTAYPLARLKPPAEAVRDRRTFMTGWGVLALLLAGFFALEPLGVPVSLVAAVAALILYSVARRGRVINTARVLRNAPWQIVIFSLGMYLVVYGLRNAGLTDLLASALNGLAARGLWIATLGTGVLTALLSSVMNNLPSVLIGALSIDASNTAGVVRQGMIYANVIGCDLGPKITPIGSLATLLWLHVLAQKDIAISWGYYFRIGIMMTLPVLLITLAALVLRLMWAQ
- a CDS encoding MFS transporter is translated as MTDRNNNPNLIDANRPGDAAVVTVQAQNAPSGLRQLLPKAHPLSWWMLVITTLAILMNSIDRIILPTLLPAIMKEFNLTEVQAGWLNSLSFFGTLSGAVIFGIFSDYIGTGYKRCYSWSVAVLVEVIAGVATAFCKTLGVFQALRVAMGMGTGGSEPINVALLGEWWQKENRGFAIGVHHTGFPLGQFIGPALIAAILVFGTWRQAFLFIPLIGLSIVVIQFFIGTRKNHEKVCTWIRENNLTVPVEEPAVLPAGKKKASLADSFACLKNRNCLLAIALIFGFTWAEMGIANFLTLQLTRDVGLPLGTAAIISGASGITGWIGQIFWGGYSDMRGRKISLGIVIAGWMIAAALCTLIHSAALGWGILIFWGLFRNSPYPVAYALLIDSAPQAAASSMGLMIGLAVGIAGILVAPVTGWIIHDFGFNVHYGFIVVVLLLSCIPLWFIKETVDVKKA
- a CDS encoding cyclase family protein; translated protein: MNSELFALLRDYRVIELNHQYEPLMPVWPTHPRFFRNDVETYAAGDGNYNNLLQLSDHCGTHVDSPAHFAPEGKTIEQVDVTRLMGRGLCIDVSAYPPDTEITTDMIAAWEQAHGEIRARDIVLFRTGYDREWRCRPDHKTVLSDWSGLSAAGAAYLLAKGVGVIGTDAMSLDAWSNHDYPAHRLILGSDNLIMENLANLYQVPAIFTFIALPLRIKGGSASPVRAIALVPND
- a CDS encoding Zn-dependent oxidoreductase; translated protein: MKSVVIAEPGQLAIKERELPQPAAGEVRVKIRYASICGSDIHIWHGHNPFARYPRVIGHEFFGAIDAVGEGVDPGRVGERVAVDPVVSCGHCYPCSVGKPNVCTSLQVIGVHRDGGFSEYACAPAGNAYVVPAAIPDKLASLIEPFTIAANITAYLKPTPADVALIYGAGPMGLTAIQVLKGVYDVSTVIVVDRIEERLALARANGADNVLNNSATPLAEQLDGLRPTLIIDAACHPSILPEAVALASPAARIGLLGFSGDPCTITQQSLTSKEISLFTSRLNSKRFPAVIDWMASGAIAPEKLVTHYFPLAQVEEAMTLFESDPRRCCKVILDIQ
- a CDS encoding MFS transporter, translated to MLRNLRWTIVFLLFLIYMINYLDRVALSITMPMIEKDLLINAEQFGFIFGSFFFGYALFNFVGGLAVDRWGPTLVMALAVGLWSIFCGMTAIATGFWSVLVLRVLFGMAEGPICASANKMINGWFPKKQAATAMGLLSAGSPLGGAVAGPIVGYLALAFGWRPAFMIICAIGLVWILFWWLFAADNPARSKRLGEEERRLAMQVDNEPHSSEEELANVPHGLGYYLRQPIILVTAFAFFCYNYILFFFLSWFPAYLVQAHGLNIKEMSFTTVVPWLVGFVGLALGGWVSDRIFRLTGRLLLSRKIVLVISLLAAAVCVALAGTVKSVVPAVVLMSISLFFLYITGAIYWAIIQDVVHKSRVGSASGFIHLIGSISGIIGPVVTGFIVQHTGKFDSAFILAGGVAAIGAVLVGIVIKSPKHPGHPVTES